A stretch of the Dyella telluris genome encodes the following:
- a CDS encoding glycerophosphodiester phosphodiesterase, with translation MMAGALVMAANGQANEAPLAKKVLVIGHRGASALRPEHTLASYGKAIADGADFIEPDLVMTRDGVPVARHENEISGTTDVAQHAEFAARKTTRTIDGEKVTGWFTEDFTLDELKTLRARERLPQFRSTAYDGQFQIPTLDEIIDFVATESATQGRVIGIIPEIKHGTYFQKAGLPMEDRVLAILAAHAYTRTAPVEIQSFEIANLRYLRGKLGKDHPNIRLLQLLGDAKEMPYDVVAAGKQLTFAQMMTPAGLHDIAGYADAIGPNIRSIIPLAPDGTLGKPTALAHDAHAAKLELHPYTFRPENYFQAKNFWKGSDPKTFNEEGSMAEIRAYLDAGVDAFFTDDPALGRKAVDGR, from the coding sequence ATGATGGCGGGTGCACTGGTGATGGCTGCCAATGGTCAGGCGAACGAAGCACCGCTGGCGAAGAAGGTGCTGGTGATCGGACATCGCGGTGCAAGCGCGCTGCGGCCGGAACACACGCTGGCGTCTTACGGCAAGGCCATTGCCGATGGCGCGGATTTCATCGAGCCGGACCTGGTGATGACCCGGGACGGTGTGCCGGTGGCCCGCCACGAGAACGAGATCAGCGGCACCACCGACGTGGCGCAGCACGCGGAGTTCGCCGCGCGCAAGACCACCAGGACCATCGATGGCGAAAAGGTCACCGGCTGGTTCACCGAAGACTTCACGCTCGACGAACTGAAGACGCTGCGCGCACGCGAGCGTCTGCCCCAGTTCCGCAGCACCGCCTACGATGGCCAGTTCCAGATCCCCACCCTGGACGAAATCATCGATTTCGTCGCCACCGAATCGGCCACGCAGGGACGGGTGATCGGCATCATTCCCGAGATCAAGCACGGTACCTATTTCCAGAAGGCAGGCCTGCCGATGGAAGACCGTGTGCTGGCCATACTTGCCGCGCATGCCTACACGCGCACCGCACCGGTGGAAATCCAGTCGTTCGAGATCGCCAACCTGCGCTACCTGCGCGGCAAGCTGGGCAAGGATCACCCGAATATCCGCCTGCTGCAGCTGCTGGGCGATGCGAAGGAGATGCCGTACGACGTCGTGGCGGCAGGCAAGCAGCTGACCTTCGCGCAGATGATGACGCCCGCGGGCCTGCACGACATCGCCGGCTATGCCGATGCCATCGGTCCGAACATCCGATCGATCATTCCGCTGGCGCCCGACGGCACGCTGGGCAAGCCCACCGCGCTGGCGCATGACGCGCACGCGGCGAAGCTGGAACTGCATCCTTACACCTTCCGACCGGAGAACTACTTCCAGGCGAAGAACTTCTGGAAGGGCAGCGACCCGAAGACGTTCAACGAAGAAGGTTCCATGGCCGAGATCCGCGCCTATCTCGACGCCGGCGTGGACGCCTTCTTTACGGACGATCCCGCACTCGGGCGCAAGGCCGTCGACGGCCGCTGA
- a CDS encoding outer membrane protein, whose protein sequence is MNKTLLAAALAVVAAAPFAAKADENNQLNNFFVAGNLGQSNYRIGGISDKSDAFYNLRFGWRWNGIVGAELGYADLGKAKNDYNFASTWAKPRVAQLGVTAKYNFYNNWYVTGHGGYLRSRTTAGVTVGNVSASEKSWNNGWYAGAGVGYDVTQNVSLALNYDNYHVKYGRAGASESQANTNIAAYSASVEYRF, encoded by the coding sequence ATGAACAAGACTCTGCTTGCGGCCGCTTTGGCCGTCGTTGCTGCTGCGCCTTTCGCTGCCAAGGCTGACGAAAACAACCAGCTCAACAACTTCTTCGTGGCCGGCAACCTGGGCCAGAGCAACTACCGCATCGGTGGCATCTCCGACAAGAGCGACGCTTTCTACAACCTGCGCTTCGGCTGGCGCTGGAACGGCATCGTCGGTGCCGAACTCGGCTACGCCGACCTTGGCAAGGCCAAGAACGACTACAACTTCGCCAGCACCTGGGCCAAGCCGCGCGTGGCGCAGCTGGGCGTGACGGCCAAGTACAACTTCTACAACAACTGGTACGTCACCGGTCACGGCGGCTACCTGCGTTCGCGCACCACTGCCGGTGTCACCGTCGGCAACGTGTCCGCCTCCGAGAAGAGCTGGAACAACGGCTGGTACGCCGGTGCAGGCGTGGGCTACGACGTCACGCAGAACGTCAGCCTGGCGCTGAACTACGACAACTACCACGTGAAGTACGGCCGCGCTGGCGCCAGCGAGTCGCAGGCCAACACCAACATCGCCGCGTACTCCGCGTCGGTGGAATACCGCTTCTAA
- a CDS encoding TonB-dependent receptor, whose protein sequence is MPKLSLRRTAIALATLATLHGGIVFADDLSPAVAAPAADASANGNRDKAKTMEAVSVVASGETRQVQKVTSEDLQQLTPGTSPLKAIDKLPGVNFQSADPWGDYEWSTQITLHGFDQSRLGFTLDGIPLGNMSYGTTTGLQVSRAISSDNLSTVELAQGAGALGTASNTNLGGTIQFYTADPDAVAGARINQVIGSDSTTRTFVRLDTGNYHGFSMFVSYDHASTDKWKGYGDQRSDQVNLKSVYQWDSGSVSLFVDNSRRKEYDYMDLSLASQKALGWNWDYLQPDWNTAVQIANAYNGKGAYPSVLSPLPAGYDLVDSTYYAGGGIRRDNLAGLSGTFNLSEHTTLNLGTYYHDNRGEGQWATPYVASSPTVPLAMRTTDYGLDRYGGTGSLLFSLGNNDIEVGFWAENAKTNQERNYFYLTGAYNYLSNFYENEEPFARGFFQHYNTQTRTAYASDTIHLMDDRLTVNFGAKALGVTNTADSLVASSALAAGRIRASDGFLPQAGVNYKIDGAQEVYASYSKNIAAYGFLPFSQSQAAFNASKSSLSPEQSQTFEMGYRVHGDTIEASADAYYTRFTNRLLAVSPCSAVQTCSAIINNVGSVKSTGVDLAVIWRPVEHLRWLNSLSYDNSKYQDDYLNNGVVATDGKYVVGIPTWMFSSNVSYSFGGFTATLDGKYTGRRYITYINDSQVPSYWLFDAGVNYDVGALSFVKDLSLGLNVTNLLNKRYFATTGTNGYVASDPQGWNQTLMAGAPRQVFFNINAKF, encoded by the coding sequence ATGCCCAAGCTTTCCCTTCGCAGGACCGCGATCGCGCTGGCAACACTGGCTACTCTTCATGGCGGCATCGTATTCGCCGACGACCTGAGCCCGGCGGTGGCCGCGCCTGCGGCCGATGCATCCGCCAACGGCAACCGTGACAAGGCCAAGACCATGGAGGCCGTGTCGGTGGTTGCGTCCGGCGAAACGCGCCAGGTGCAGAAGGTCACCAGCGAAGACCTCCAGCAGCTCACGCCGGGCACCAGCCCGCTCAAGGCTATCGACAAGTTGCCGGGCGTGAACTTCCAGTCGGCCGATCCGTGGGGCGATTACGAGTGGTCCACCCAGATCACCCTGCACGGCTTTGACCAGAGCCGCCTCGGCTTCACGCTGGATGGCATCCCGCTGGGCAACATGAGCTACGGCACCACCACCGGCCTGCAGGTATCGCGCGCAATCAGCAGCGACAACCTGAGCACGGTGGAGCTGGCGCAGGGCGCCGGTGCACTGGGCACCGCATCGAACACCAACCTTGGCGGCACCATCCAGTTCTACACCGCCGACCCGGATGCAGTGGCGGGCGCGCGCATCAACCAGGTGATCGGTTCGGATTCCACCACGCGTACCTTCGTGCGCCTGGATACCGGCAACTATCACGGCTTCTCGATGTTCGTGTCGTACGACCACGCCTCCACCGACAAGTGGAAGGGTTACGGCGACCAGCGTTCCGACCAGGTGAACCTGAAGTCGGTGTACCAGTGGGATAGCGGCAGCGTCAGCCTGTTCGTCGACAACTCGCGTCGCAAGGAGTACGACTACATGGACCTGTCCCTGGCCAGCCAGAAGGCGCTGGGTTGGAACTGGGACTATCTGCAGCCGGACTGGAACACGGCGGTGCAGATCGCCAACGCATACAACGGCAAGGGCGCTTATCCGTCGGTGCTGTCGCCGCTGCCGGCCGGCTACGACCTGGTGGACTCCACCTATTACGCCGGTGGTGGCATCCGTCGCGACAACCTTGCCGGCCTGAGCGGCACGTTCAACCTCAGCGAACACACCACGCTGAACCTTGGCACGTACTACCACGACAACCGCGGCGAAGGTCAGTGGGCCACGCCGTACGTGGCGTCGTCGCCCACCGTGCCGCTGGCCATGCGTACCACGGATTACGGCCTGGACCGCTACGGCGGCACCGGCTCGCTGCTGTTCTCGCTGGGCAACAACGATATCGAGGTGGGCTTCTGGGCGGAGAACGCCAAGACCAACCAGGAACGCAACTACTTCTACCTCACCGGCGCGTACAACTACCTGAGCAACTTCTACGAGAATGAAGAGCCGTTCGCGCGTGGCTTCTTCCAGCACTACAACACGCAGACGCGCACGGCGTACGCCTCCGACACCATCCACCTGATGGACGACCGCCTCACGGTGAACTTCGGTGCGAAGGCGCTGGGCGTGACCAACACGGCCGATTCGCTGGTGGCGAGCAGCGCGCTGGCCGCCGGTCGCATCCGCGCCAGCGATGGCTTCCTGCCGCAGGCGGGCGTGAACTACAAGATCGACGGCGCGCAGGAGGTCTACGCCTCCTACAGCAAGAACATCGCCGCTTATGGCTTCCTGCCCTTCAGCCAGTCGCAGGCGGCGTTCAACGCCAGCAAGAGCTCGCTGAGCCCCGAACAGTCGCAGACTTTCGAGATGGGCTATCGCGTGCACGGCGACACCATCGAAGCCTCGGCCGATGCGTACTACACCCGCTTCACCAACCGCCTGCTGGCGGTGTCCCCGTGCAGCGCCGTGCAGACGTGCTCGGCCATCATCAACAACGTGGGTTCGGTGAAGAGCACCGGCGTGGATCTGGCGGTGATCTGGCGCCCGGTGGAACACCTGCGCTGGCTCAACTCGCTGTCCTACGACAACTCCAAGTACCAGGATGACTACCTGAACAACGGTGTGGTGGCGACCGATGGCAAGTATGTGGTCGGCATCCCCACCTGGATGTTCTCCAGCAACGTGAGCTACAGCTTCGGCGGCTTCACCGCCACGCTGGACGGCAAGTACACCGGCCGCCGCTACATCACGTATATCAACGACTCGCAGGTGCCGTCGTACTGGCTGTTCGACGCGGGCGTGAACTATGACGTGGGCGCGCTGTCCTTCGTGAAGGACCTGAGCCTGGGGCTCAACGTGACCAACCTGCTCAACAAGCGCTACTTCGCGACCACGGGCACCAACGGCTACGTGGCCTCGGACCCGCAGGGCTGGAACCAGACGCTGATGGCCGGCGCACCGCGCCAGGTGTTCTTCAACATCAACGCCAAGTTCTAA
- a CDS encoding M61 family metallopeptidase, protein MKVTRLASAMFATAIGLGSFAALADVPAPQDIPFNGTLKINVDATDLAHRVFRVHETVPAQAGPLTLLYPQWLPGNHSPTGSIDKLAGLVVKANGKVIPWKRDPLNVFAFHVDVPQGASEVEVDFQFLSAQDTRQGRVVMTPEMLNLQWNSVSLYPAGYFARQIKAETSVTFPTGWQYGSALELASRSGDTVTFKPIDYENLVDSPIYAGKYFKRVDLDPGAKTPVFLNIVADDPKYLEIKPEQLKVHQNLVQQMYKLYGAHHYNHYDFLFSLSEKMSGNGLEHHRSSENGVSPGYFTEWDKSVVMRDLLSHEFNHSWDGKYRRGADLSTPNFNVPMQDSLLWVYEGQTQFWGYVMAARSGLWKQDQALDMLANVAATYDRGRPGLQQWRNIQDTTNDPIIAMRRPLPYRNYQMSEDYYSGGQMIWLDVDGKLRDLTSDKRSIDDFAKAFFGVKNGEWDVNTYTFDDVVKTLNDITPYDWASYLRERLDGHGPLIGGFEANGWKLVYTDKPSDVAKAVEARMGGANLTYSLGLAMGKGGDIADVLWDGPAFKAGLSPGMKVIAVNGKEYSGDAIKDAVTAAAKDKNQPVELLVKNFDEYKTLRIDYHDGLKYPHLERIAGKPDRLAELLKAR, encoded by the coding sequence TTGAAAGTAACGCGCCTCGCTTCCGCCATGTTCGCCACGGCCATCGGCCTTGGCAGCTTCGCGGCACTCGCCGATGTTCCTGCACCGCAGGACATTCCGTTCAATGGCACGCTGAAGATCAACGTGGACGCGACCGATCTCGCGCACCGCGTGTTCCGCGTGCACGAAACGGTGCCGGCGCAGGCGGGACCGCTGACGCTGCTGTATCCGCAGTGGCTGCCGGGCAACCATTCGCCGACCGGCTCGATCGACAAGCTGGCTGGCCTGGTGGTGAAGGCGAACGGCAAGGTGATTCCGTGGAAGCGCGATCCGCTCAACGTGTTCGCCTTCCACGTGGACGTGCCGCAGGGCGCGAGCGAAGTGGAAGTGGACTTCCAGTTCCTCTCCGCGCAGGACACCCGCCAGGGCCGCGTGGTGATGACGCCGGAAATGCTCAACCTGCAGTGGAACTCGGTGTCGCTGTATCCGGCCGGTTACTTCGCGCGCCAGATCAAGGCGGAAACCAGCGTGACCTTCCCGACGGGCTGGCAGTACGGCAGCGCGCTGGAGCTGGCCTCGCGCAGCGGCGACACGGTGACCTTCAAGCCGATCGACTACGAAAACCTGGTCGACTCGCCGATCTACGCCGGCAAGTACTTCAAGCGCGTTGACCTGGACCCGGGCGCGAAGACGCCGGTGTTCCTCAACATCGTGGCGGACGATCCGAAGTACCTGGAGATCAAGCCCGAGCAGCTGAAGGTGCACCAGAACCTCGTGCAGCAGATGTACAAGCTCTACGGCGCGCACCACTACAACCACTACGACTTCCTGTTCTCGTTGAGCGAGAAGATGTCCGGCAATGGCCTGGAACATCACCGCTCCAGCGAAAACGGCGTGAGCCCCGGCTATTTCACCGAGTGGGACAAGAGCGTGGTCATGCGCGACCTGCTCTCGCACGAGTTCAACCATTCGTGGGACGGCAAGTACCGTCGCGGCGCGGATCTCTCCACGCCGAACTTCAACGTGCCCATGCAGGACAGCCTGCTGTGGGTGTACGAAGGCCAGACCCAGTTCTGGGGCTACGTGATGGCCGCCCGCTCGGGCCTGTGGAAGCAGGACCAGGCGCTGGACATGCTGGCCAATGTGGCCGCCACCTATGACCGCGGCCGCCCGGGCCTGCAGCAGTGGCGCAATATCCAGGACACCACCAACGACCCGATCATCGCGATGCGTCGCCCGCTGCCGTATCGCAACTACCAGATGAGCGAGGATTACTATTCCGGCGGCCAGATGATCTGGCTCGACGTGGACGGCAAGCTGCGTGACCTCACCAGTGACAAGCGCTCAATCGACGATTTCGCCAAGGCCTTCTTCGGCGTGAAGAACGGCGAGTGGGACGTCAACACCTACACCTTCGACGACGTGGTGAAGACGCTCAACGACATCACCCCGTACGACTGGGCCAGCTACCTGCGCGAGCGCCTGGACGGCCACGGTCCGCTGATCGGCGGCTTCGAGGCAAACGGCTGGAAGCTGGTCTACACCGATAAGCCGTCGGACGTGGCCAAGGCCGTGGAAGCCCGCATGGGCGGTGCCAACCTGACCTATTCGCTGGGCCTGGCCATGGGCAAGGGTGGCGACATCGCCGATGTGCTGTGGGACGGCCCCGCCTTCAAGGCTGGCCTGTCGCCGGGCATGAAGGTGATTGCGGTGAACGGCAAGGAGTATTCGGGCGACGCCATCAAGGACGCGGTGACGGCGGCGGCGAAGGACAAGAACCAGCCGGTGGAGCTGCTGGTGAAGAACTTCGACGAGTACAAGACGCTGCGCATCGACTACCACGACGGCCTGAAGTACCCGCACCTGGAGCGCATCGCCGGCAAGCCCGATCGCCTGGCCGAGCTGCTCAAGGCCCGTTGA
- a CDS encoding sterol desaturase family protein: MNTQEVIITWATPVFFALIALELLVAKLRGRRVYHSSDAINSLGLGVISQIVAVFSKLLTLGIYAWCVQRLAIFALPASSVWVWVSALLVYDFCYYWLHRAGHEVNILWAAHVVHHQSEDYNLSTALRQTGSGVLLGWLFYLPMAIVGYPLEVFVVVALIDLLYQFWVHTELVGRLGWFDRVFCSPSNHRAHHAVNDKYLDRNYGGILIVWDRLFGTFIEEDDTDPPVYGTRSPLRSWNPLWANAEVYWATAKDAWHARRWGDKLRVWLKPPGWRPADVAQRFPKPDFDIGRTRYLPPLSRGLTLYSLVQFALLLGMAVQFLDLAKHLAAVELVGYAVFLVLSLTALGALTEGRRIGLGLEFARLLATAAIPLLSGGWFGVPHLDGPVVVALVAVALASALALGWLAVSSAGREGSEKAIPG, translated from the coding sequence ATGAATACGCAGGAAGTCATCATTACCTGGGCCACGCCGGTGTTCTTCGCGCTGATTGCGCTGGAACTGCTGGTGGCGAAGTTGCGCGGCCGCCGCGTGTATCACTCCAGCGATGCGATCAACAGCCTGGGGCTGGGCGTGATCTCGCAGATCGTCGCCGTCTTCAGCAAGCTGCTCACGCTGGGCATCTATGCATGGTGCGTGCAGCGCCTGGCCATCTTCGCGCTGCCGGCGAGCAGCGTGTGGGTGTGGGTCTCGGCCTTGTTGGTCTATGACTTCTGCTACTACTGGCTGCATCGCGCAGGGCATGAGGTGAACATCCTCTGGGCCGCGCACGTGGTGCACCACCAGAGCGAGGATTACAACCTTTCCACCGCGCTGCGCCAGACCGGCAGCGGCGTGCTGCTGGGCTGGCTGTTCTATCTGCCGATGGCCATCGTGGGCTATCCGCTGGAAGTGTTCGTGGTGGTGGCGTTGATCGACCTGCTGTACCAGTTCTGGGTGCATACCGAACTGGTGGGGCGGCTGGGCTGGTTCGACCGCGTGTTCTGTTCGCCGTCCAACCATCGCGCGCACCACGCGGTGAACGACAAGTACCTGGACCGTAACTACGGCGGCATCCTGATCGTGTGGGACCGGCTGTTCGGTACCTTCATCGAGGAAGACGACACCGATCCACCGGTGTACGGCACCCGCTCGCCGCTGCGCAGCTGGAATCCGCTGTGGGCCAACGCCGAGGTGTACTGGGCCACGGCAAAGGATGCGTGGCACGCGCGCCGCTGGGGCGACAAGCTGCGGGTATGGCTGAAGCCGCCGGGCTGGCGCCCCGCGGATGTGGCGCAACGGTTTCCCAAGCCGGACTTCGACATTGGGCGCACGCGCTACCTGCCGCCGCTCTCGCGCGGCCTCACCCTCTACAGCCTCGTGCAGTTCGCGCTGCTGCTGGGCATGGCGGTGCAGTTCCTGGATCTGGCCAAGCATCTGGCCGCCGTGGAGCTGGTGGGCTATGCCGTTTTCCTCGTGCTGAGCCTCACGGCACTGGGCGCGCTGACCGAAGGGCGCCGCATCGGCCTGGGCCTGGAGTTTGCGCGCCTGCTGGCGACGGCGGCGATTCCTCTGCTCAGCGGCGGCTGGTTCGGCGTGCCGCATCTGGACGGCCCCGTGGTGGTGGCACTGGTGGCCGTTGCGCTGGCCAGTGCCTTGGCGCTGGGCTGGCTGGCCGTTTCCTCGGCGGGCCGCGAAGGCTCCGAAAAGGCCATCCCCGGCTAG
- a CDS encoding alkaline phosphatase family protein translates to MRFQTSLLAAGFLSLAISLPAAAAPVLMISIDGLRPADVLQARQRGLNLPNLQAFLKQGTYAESVRGVLPTLTYPSHTTLITGVSPELHGIGGNLTFDPYNKNQFGWDWYASDIKVPTLWDAAHAAGLHTANVHWPVSVGAQVDWNLPQIWRTGTADDRKLLAALATPGLLPSLEKDLGPYADGIDESMAGDRTRAHFAVKLLETRKPDFMTAYLTALDHEQHASGPDTPEAKAVLTQIDQLVGELVQAAQRVHPDGVVVVVSDHGFVPVQHDVNLYAPFIAAGLVTIKDGAVTDWQAMPWNDGGSGAIVLRDPKDAAVQAKVQALLAKLQQDPAYGIDRVLDRAQVETDGGTPMAQWFVMFKPGYEMGIKPDAPMPSPGHYRGMHGYDPALAQMRSTFLMEGKGVPSNRNLGEIDMRDIAPTVARMLGVSLSQAQGKALLP, encoded by the coding sequence ATGCGCTTTCAAACCTCCCTGCTTGCTGCGGGCTTCCTTTCCCTGGCCATCAGCCTGCCCGCCGCTGCGGCCCCGGTGCTGATGATCTCCATCGACGGCCTGCGCCCTGCCGACGTACTGCAAGCCCGGCAGCGCGGACTGAACCTGCCCAACCTGCAGGCGTTCCTCAAGCAGGGCACCTACGCCGAATCCGTACGCGGTGTGTTGCCCACGCTGACCTATCCCAGCCACACCACGCTGATCACCGGTGTGTCGCCCGAGCTGCATGGCATTGGCGGCAACCTGACCTTCGATCCGTACAACAAGAACCAGTTTGGCTGGGACTGGTACGCCAGCGACATCAAGGTGCCCACCTTGTGGGATGCCGCGCATGCGGCTGGCTTGCACACGGCGAACGTACACTGGCCGGTGAGCGTCGGCGCGCAGGTGGACTGGAACCTGCCGCAGATCTGGCGCACAGGTACGGCCGACGACCGCAAGCTGCTGGCGGCACTCGCCACGCCCGGCCTGCTGCCCTCACTGGAGAAGGATCTCGGCCCTTACGCCGACGGCATCGACGAGAGCATGGCAGGGGATCGCACACGCGCGCACTTCGCGGTGAAGTTGCTGGAAACGCGCAAGCCTGATTTCATGACCGCCTACCTGACCGCGCTCGATCACGAGCAGCATGCGAGCGGGCCGGATACGCCCGAAGCCAAGGCCGTGCTGACGCAGATTGACCAGCTGGTCGGTGAGCTGGTGCAGGCCGCGCAGCGGGTGCATCCCGATGGCGTGGTCGTGGTGGTATCCGATCACGGCTTCGTGCCGGTGCAGCACGATGTGAACCTGTACGCGCCCTTCATCGCGGCCGGACTCGTCACGATCAAGGATGGCGCGGTGACCGACTGGCAGGCGATGCCGTGGAACGACGGCGGCAGTGGCGCCATCGTATTGCGCGATCCGAAGGATGCCGCCGTGCAGGCGAAAGTTCAGGCATTGCTGGCGAAGCTGCAACAGGACCCGGCCTATGGCATCGACCGCGTGCTGGACCGGGCGCAGGTGGAGACGGATGGCGGTACGCCGATGGCGCAGTGGTTCGTGATGTTCAAGCCGGGCTACGAGATGGGCATCAAGCCGGATGCGCCGATGCCGTCGCCCGGTCATTACCGTGGCATGCATGGTTACGATCCAGCGCTTGCACAGATGCGCTCGACTTTCCTGATGGAAGGCAAGGGCGTTCCGTCGAACAGGAATCTTGGCGAGATCGACATGCGCGACATTGCGCCGACCGTCGCACGCATGCTTGGTGTCAGCCTTTCGCAAGCGCAGGGCAAGGCGTTGCTTCCGTAA
- a CDS encoding lysoplasmalogenase: MRPASSRGSDVAIALLAIGAIVGITFASKGEIDGWRWLHWICKPLATLLILWTVLRTEPAVSLRYRRWMAAGMMASLVGDVFLMLPQDAFVPGLVSFLLAHLCFIVALLGDSRFAERPLGMLACVAYGALNLWALWPSLPEALHVPVVVYVLVLAAMGGQAVVRARRHAMDELAGSAQWSMAGALIFMLSDTLLAWDRFRFVIPMSGLWVLATYYTALWCLARSVRGSR, translated from the coding sequence ATGAGGCCCGCCTCGTCGCGCGGATCCGACGTCGCGATCGCGCTGCTGGCCATCGGGGCCATCGTGGGCATCACGTTCGCATCCAAGGGTGAGATCGATGGCTGGCGCTGGCTGCACTGGATCTGCAAGCCACTCGCGACCCTGCTGATCCTTTGGACAGTGCTGCGCACCGAGCCGGCCGTGTCGCTTCGGTACCGTCGCTGGATGGCGGCGGGCATGATGGCGTCACTGGTCGGCGATGTCTTCCTGATGTTGCCGCAGGATGCCTTCGTGCCGGGGCTGGTCTCGTTCCTGCTCGCGCACCTGTGTTTCATCGTGGCCCTGCTGGGCGACAGCCGGTTTGCCGAGCGTCCGTTGGGCATGCTGGCCTGCGTCGCCTATGGCGCGCTCAACCTGTGGGCGTTGTGGCCGTCGCTGCCGGAAGCCCTGCACGTGCCGGTGGTGGTCTACGTGCTGGTGCTGGCAGCCATGGGCGGGCAGGCCGTGGTGCGCGCGCGGCGACACGCGATGGACGAACTGGCCGGTTCGGCGCAGTGGTCCATGGCCGGCGCCCTGATCTTCATGCTCAGCGATACACTGCTGGCGTGGGACCGCTTCCGCTTCGTCATTCCGATGTCGGGGTTGTGGGTGCTGGCCACCTACTACACCGCGTTGTGGTGCCTGGCGCGTTCGGTTCGCGGGAGTCGATGA
- a CDS encoding amino acid permease, whose amino-acid sequence MGFFDKLLRHKSVEALQAEAGKRGDFRRVLGLWQLTAIGIGGIIGVGVFVLAGQQAAINAGPAVAISFLIAGIASAAAALCYAEFAGMIPVTGSAYTYGYAVLGELAAWLIGWDLLLEYALIVAVVAIGWSGYVQSALTSMGIHIPVWAQGAIGTGEGHVFNVVAALVTLGVSALLIFRTEWGARFNTLVVAIKVAAVALVIGIGAFYVKPSNWVPFIPEHVIGPDGVGHFGFQGVAAAAAVVFFAVFGYDTLTTAAEESKNPQRDLPRAVLLSLGISMTMYLAVSMVLTGIAHYSTLNTGAPVADAFKGLGLEWVALTVSVSAVFGLISVLFAFMLGATRIWYALSRDGLLPGWFAHVHPRYGTPHRPTLVLGVFTALVAGLLPIEEVAKLVNIGVLSAFIVICTSVIILRKRKPELQRSFRTPLVPLVPLIGIAFSIWLLAELPLITWKVFLIWVSIGLVIYFLYGMHHSKLEKQG is encoded by the coding sequence ATGGGTTTCTTCGACAAGTTGTTGCGCCACAAGTCCGTGGAGGCGTTGCAGGCCGAGGCCGGCAAGCGTGGCGATTTCCGCCGCGTGCTGGGTCTTTGGCAGCTCACCGCCATCGGTATCGGCGGCATCATCGGCGTGGGCGTGTTCGTGCTGGCCGGCCAGCAGGCCGCCATCAACGCCGGCCCGGCCGTGGCCATCTCCTTCCTGATCGCAGGCATTGCCAGCGCGGCGGCGGCCCTGTGCTACGCCGAGTTCGCCGGCATGATCCCCGTGACCGGCAGCGCCTATACCTACGGTTACGCCGTGCTCGGTGAGCTCGCGGCCTGGCTGATCGGCTGGGACCTGCTGCTCGAATACGCGCTGATCGTCGCCGTGGTGGCCATCGGCTGGTCGGGCTACGTGCAGTCGGCGCTGACCAGCATGGGCATCCACATACCGGTGTGGGCGCAGGGCGCCATCGGTACCGGCGAAGGCCATGTCTTCAATGTGGTCGCCGCGCTGGTGACGCTGGGCGTGTCGGCGCTGCTGATCTTCCGCACCGAGTGGGGCGCGCGCTTCAACACGCTGGTGGTGGCGATCAAGGTGGCCGCGGTGGCGCTGGTCATCGGCATCGGCGCGTTCTACGTGAAGCCGTCCAACTGGGTGCCCTTCATTCCCGAGCACGTGATCGGCCCCGACGGTGTCGGCCACTTCGGCTTCCAGGGCGTGGCTGCCGCGGCGGCGGTGGTGTTCTTCGCGGTGTTCGGCTACGACACGCTGACCACGGCGGCGGAAGAATCGAAGAACCCGCAACGCGACCTGCCGCGCGCAGTGCTGCTGTCGCTGGGCATTTCGATGACCATGTACCTCGCCGTGTCGATGGTACTCACCGGCATTGCCCACTACAGCACGCTCAATACCGGCGCCCCGGTGGCTGACGCCTTCAAGGGTCTTGGCCTGGAGTGGGTGGCGCTCACCGTGTCGGTGTCAGCGGTGTTCGGCCTGATCAGCGTGCTGTTCGCCTTCATGCTCGGCGCCACGCGCATCTGGTACGCGCTGTCGCGTGACGGCCTGCTGCCGGGCTGGTTCGCCCATGTGCATCCGCGTTACGGCACGCCGCATCGCCCCACGCTGGTGCTGGGCGTGTTCACCGCGCTGGTGGCCGGCCTGCTGCCGATCGAGGAAGTGGCCAAGCTGGTGAACATCGGCGTGCTCTCGGCCTTCATCGTGATCTGCACCTCGGTGATCATCCTGCGTAAGCGCAAGCCGGAACTGCAGCGCTCCTTCCGCACGCCGCTGGTGCCGCTGGTGCCGCTGATCGGCATCGCCTTCTCCATCTGGCTGCTGGCCGAACTGCCGCTGATCACCTGGAAGGTGTTCCTGATCTGGGTGAGCATTGGCCTGGTGATCTATTTCCTCTACGGCATGCATCACAGCAAGCTGGAGAAGCAGGGGTAA